A single window of Myxocyprinus asiaticus isolate MX2 ecotype Aquarium Trade chromosome 34, UBuf_Myxa_2, whole genome shotgun sequence DNA harbors:
- the cnot3b gene encoding CCR4-NOT transcription complex subunit 3b translates to MADKRKLQGEIDRCLKKVAEGVEQFEDIWKKLHNAANANQKEKYESDLKKEIKKLQRLRDQIKTWVASNEIKDKRQLVENRKLIETQMERFKIVERETKTKAYSKEGLGLAQKVDPAQKEKEEVGQWLANTIDTLNMQVDQFESEVESLSVLTKKKKGEKEKQDRIEELKRLIERHRYHILMLETILRMLDNESLQVDSIRKIKDDVEYYLDSSQDPDFEENEFLYDDLDLEELPQPLVATSPGHGEDEMFQHSSSTPTSTTSSSPIPPSPATCTTNSEDEKKRGRSTDSEISQSPNKNGNPSSSLSSSSSLSSSSGASSNSLISMANIASSGSSTSGGSSLLGSLGGSGSYSSATQQQTQQSQQPHQSKNSISSQSNVNSASSSNSILFPTLTSTSPPNTSTLGSLTSNSQSQPLSGTGSASGMGIGKGTTSSSAANQIPGLVLSGMPASLSSMTGFLSGSNPAPYAQAAAAGAVGSGLSATIGTNVSSTNSSGVVTSVGTNGSLGSTSLLDSTSLLGSGSGVLGLGSMQSAVEPLPLVAPSPVGGGLSSGSSVGVIGSNAGTSGTGSATAVGSAVLPRPPSAPKQNGGTSYSAVVADSMSDSALNSASQSQNSQSSSLNSITNQLKDSGSSLLGSMTLPPSLPSYSESKPGAGSLLNGPHSYTQAADTIKPQEPLSSLKSMAERVAQGSGLEGELSALHITTDIFPSSTAPSGPPAAPQPAQSEVNIPPSLGVCPLGPAPLSKEQLYQQAMQESAWTHMPHPSDSERIRQYLMRNPCPTLPFHHQVPPPHSDTVEFYQRLSTETLFFIFYYLEGTKAQYLAAKALKKQSWRFHTKYMMWFQRHEEPKTITDEFEQGTYIYFDYEKWGQRKKEGFTFEYRYLEDRDLQ, encoded by the exons ATGGCTGATAAAAGAAAACTTCAAG GTGAAATAGACAGATGTTTGAAAAAAGTTGCGGAAGGAGTAGAGCAGTTTGAGGACATTTGGAAAAAG CTCCACAATGCAGCCAACGCCAACCAAAAAGAGAAATATGAGTCTGACCTCAAGAAAGAGATAAAAAAATTACAG CGTCTTCGAGACCAGATTAAGACGTGGGTCGCCTCCAATGAGATTAAAGACAAAAGGCAGCTAGTAGAAAACCGCAAACTCATAGAGACG CAAATGGAGCGGTTTAAGATTGTGGAACGGGAGACCAAAACAAAAGCGTACTCTAAAGAGGGACTCGGCCTTGCTCAGAAAGTCGATCctgcacaaaaagaaaaagaagaggtCGGGCAGTGGCTAGCG AACACGATAGACACTTTGAACATGCAAGTGGACCAGTTTGAGAGTGAAGTAGAATCACTTTCTGTCCTgactaaaaaaaagaaaggagaaaAAGAG AAGCAGGATCGAATAGAGGAACTGAAACGATTGATAGAGAGGCACCGGTATCACATCCTCATGCTGGAGACCATCCTCAGAATGCTGGACAATGAATCGTTACAGGTGGACAGCATCCGCAAGATCAAAGACGACGTAGAATACTACCTTGATTCTTCTCAGGATCCTGACTTTGAGGAGAACGAGTTCCTTTATGACGACCTTGATTTGGAGGAGCTCC CCCAGCCACTGGTGGCCACGTCTCCAGGTCACGGAGAGGACGAAATGTTCCAGCATTCCAGTTCCACGCCGACCTCAACAACGTCATCTTCGCCCATACCTCCCTCCCCGGCTACTTGCACTACG AATTCGGAAGATGAAAAGAAAAGAGGTCGTTCGACAGACAGTGAAATCAGTCAG TCACCTAATAAGAACGGAAATCCATCTTCATCCctatcctcctcctcttcattgTCCTCATCTTCGGGAGCCTCTTCAAACTCTTTGATCTCCATGGCAAATATCGCCAGCAGTGGAAGCTCGACATCAGGGGGCAGCAGCCTCTTAGGCAGCCTGGGCGGCTCTGGCAGCTACAGTTCAGCCACCCAGCAACAAACGCAGCAATCCCAACAACCACACCAATCCAAAAACTCCATTTCATCCCAGTCCAATGTCAACTCTGCCTCCTCCAGCAACAGTATCTTATTTCCAACACTCACCTCCACTTCGCCACCCAACACCAGCACACTTGGCTCACTTACGTCCAACTCTCAAAGCCAGCCTTTGTCGGGGACAGGTTCTGCCTCCGGTATGGGCATCGGGAAGGGTACAACGTCGTCAAGTGCCGCAAATCAGATCCCAGGCTTGGTCCTATCAGGGATGCCGGCATCCTTGAGCAGTATGACCGGGTTTTTGAGCGGATCTAACCCAGCACCTTATGCGCAAGCGGCTGCCGCAGGAGCTGTGGGCAGTGGACTCTCAGCGACCATTGGAACAAATGTTAGTAGTACTAACTCCAGTGGAGTTGTAACCTCAGTGGGGACTAATGGAAGCTTGGGCTCCACAAGCCTCTTGGACTCCACAAGCCTCTTGGGCTCAGGGTCTGGTGTTTTGGGTCTTGGGTCGATGCAGTCCGCAGTGGAGCCTTTGCCCCTGGTGGCTCCCAGCCCTGTGGGAGGAGGACTGTCCTCAGGTAGCAGTGTGGGAGTTATTGGAAGCAATGCAGGGACTTCTGGGACAGGAAGTGCAACAGCTGTGGGAAGTGCTGTGTTACCACGACCGCCTAGTGCACCGAAACAAAATGGTGGTACAA GTTATAGTGCTGTGGTAGCAGACAGCATGTCAGACTCCGCCCTCAACAGTGCCAGCCAATCACAGAACAGCCAATCCTCATCCTTAAATTCCATAACAAATCAGCT TAAGGACAGTGGTTCCAGCCTTCTGGGGTCAATGACACTGCCGCCCAGCTTGCCGTCGTACAGTGAGAGTAAACCGGGTGCTGGCAGCCTGCTGAATGGTCCTCACTCCTACACACAGGCTGCCGACACCATCAAG cctcaggagcctctgagtTCTCTCAAATCGATGGCAGAGCGGGTTGCCCAGGGGTCAGGTTTAGAAGGAGAGCTGTCTGCACTACATATCACTACTG ATATATTCCCCAGCTCCACGGCTCCTTCAGGCCCTCCAGCAGCTCCTCAGCCAGCACAGTCAGAGGTGAACATCCCCCCATCATTAGGTGTGTGTCCGCTGGGGCCCGCCCCTCTCTCCAAAGAGCAGCTCTACCAGCAAGCCATGCAGGAGTCCGCCTGGACACACATGCCTCACCCGTCCGACTCTGAGAGAATcag GCAGTACCTGATGAGGAACCCATGCCCAACACTGCCTTTTCACCACCAGGTGCCACCTCCCCACTCTGACACTGTGGAGTTCTACCAGAGACTGTCCACAGAGACCCTCTTCTTCATTTTTTACTACTTAGAG GGTACAAAAGCGCAGTATCTAGCAGCCAAGGCCTTGAAAAAGCAGTCGTGGAGATTCCACACAAAATACATGATGTGGTTCCAGAGGCATGAGGAGCCCAAGACCATCACTGATGAGTTTGAGCAA GGGACATACATTTACTTTGACTATGAGAAATGGGGCCAGAGGAAAAAGGAAGGATTTACATTTGAGTACAGGTATCTTGAGGACCGAGACCTTCAGTGA